Proteins co-encoded in one Cytobacillus sp. NJ13 genomic window:
- a CDS encoding acetyl-CoA hydrolase/transferase family protein, producing MEKHLDRIRDSRLHDRVVTPEEAASWIQDGMTLGLSGFTRAGDVKAVPFALADRARHESFKVNVYTGASLGSDVDKLFAEAGILGKRLPFQADPTMRKGINQGDFLFVDQHLSHTAELVRANVMDPIDFAILEAVSITDDGLIIPSTSIGNSLSFAENARHIIIEINLAQSTQLEGLHDLYEPGRQGERNPIPLTKADDRIGAPGIKVDLDKVRGIVFTNQQDSPSTIVPPDEETAIMAQHLLQFLRGEIEAGRLTNSLAPLQSGIGSVANAVLHGMLDSEFENLEVYSEVLQDAVFDLMDAGKVDFASCCSITLSDEKMKEVFTNLDRYRDRLIMRPQEISNHPEIIRRLGLISINTALELDIYGNVNSTHVLGTKMMNGIGGSGDFARNARLAIFVTKSIAKDGKISSIVPFVSHVDHTEHDVDVIVTEQGYADLRGLAPRQRVELIIENCAHPLYRDQLREYYREALTRGGQTPHVLEKALSWHTDFARNGTMLKETAAAAPPQWSFC from the coding sequence ATGGAGAAACATTTAGATCGAATTCGCGACAGCCGCCTGCATGACCGGGTAGTTACACCTGAAGAAGCAGCATCCTGGATTCAGGATGGCATGACTCTGGGACTAAGCGGCTTTACACGTGCGGGCGACGTGAAAGCGGTACCATTCGCGCTGGCTGACCGTGCCAGGCATGAGAGTTTTAAAGTGAATGTGTATACTGGGGCTTCATTGGGGTCTGATGTGGATAAGCTTTTTGCGGAAGCGGGGATTTTGGGGAAAAGGCTGCCATTTCAGGCCGATCCGACCATGAGAAAAGGGATTAACCAGGGGGATTTCCTATTTGTCGATCAGCATTTGTCCCACACGGCAGAACTTGTTCGCGCCAATGTCATGGATCCTATTGATTTCGCTATTTTGGAAGCGGTTTCTATTACGGATGATGGGCTGATCATTCCGTCTACTTCAATAGGAAACTCGCTATCTTTCGCTGAAAATGCCAGACACATCATCATCGAAATCAATCTTGCCCAATCCACACAGCTGGAAGGTTTGCATGATTTATATGAACCTGGCAGGCAGGGGGAGCGGAATCCGATTCCCCTGACGAAAGCCGACGACCGTATCGGTGCTCCGGGAATTAAAGTGGATCTGGATAAAGTGAGGGGAATCGTATTCACGAATCAGCAGGACTCTCCTTCGACGATCGTGCCGCCGGATGAAGAAACTGCCATCATGGCACAGCATCTGCTTCAATTTCTCCGCGGGGAAATTGAAGCAGGCAGGCTGACAAATAGCCTGGCACCGCTGCAGTCGGGCATAGGATCCGTGGCGAATGCCGTGCTTCATGGAATGCTTGATTCTGAGTTTGAGAATCTGGAAGTCTATTCAGAGGTGCTGCAGGATGCGGTATTTGATCTGATGGATGCCGGAAAGGTGGACTTTGCTTCCTGCTGTTCTATCACTCTATCAGATGAAAAAATGAAAGAGGTTTTTACCAACTTAGACCGGTACAGGGACCGTTTAATCATGCGTCCGCAGGAGATTTCCAACCATCCTGAAATCATCCGCCGCCTCGGCTTAATTTCGATCAATACAGCGCTGGAGCTTGATATCTATGGAAATGTGAATTCCACCCATGTCCTTGGAACGAAAATGATGAACGGCATCGGCGGATCCGGCGATTTTGCCAGAAATGCACGCCTGGCGATTTTCGTGACGAAGTCTATTGCCAAAGACGGCAAAATTTCAAGCATCGTCCCGTTTGTCTCCCATGTCGACCACACCGAGCATGATGTCGATGTCATTGTGACAGAACAAGGCTATGCAGACCTGCGCGGACTGGCTCCAAGGCAGCGCGTCGAACTGATCATCGAGAATTGCGCACACCCGCTGTACCGTGACCAGCTTCGCGAATATTACCGGGAAGCCCTCACAAGAGGGGGACAGACTCCGCATGTATTGGAAAAAGCCCTCTCCTGGCATACAGACTTCGCCAGGAATGGAACGATGCTGAAAGAAACAGCGGCAGCTGCTCCTCCTCAGTGGAGCTTCTGCTAG
- a CDS encoding LytTR family DNA-binding domain-containing protein, which translates to MESITVVSLLDVIGELFSDEISIAVSNTSEYIYYRPSKRIDLKIRPGDMVKEGTIAYKALGTQQRVSEFIDRDVFGVPYHGMAVPFLHEGNLEGCVTAIFPALTDGKSVVTMKTNDGWIPIPFSEVVYLEAKDKKTYVHTGGNSGTHKYSLQDFEYSLPKDSFIRCHRSFIVNVNHIKEIFPDTHSTFLLVMKNGDRVPVSQSYSSYFRKLLGF; encoded by the coding sequence GTGGAAAGCATTACAGTTGTATCGCTGCTGGATGTGATTGGAGAGCTGTTTTCCGATGAAATATCCATAGCGGTTTCTAATACAAGTGAATATATCTATTACCGGCCGAGCAAGCGCATCGATTTGAAAATCAGGCCGGGGGATATGGTAAAGGAAGGAACCATCGCCTATAAGGCTTTAGGGACACAGCAAAGAGTGTCGGAGTTTATTGACCGTGATGTATTTGGTGTTCCGTATCACGGCATGGCCGTGCCATTTTTGCATGAAGGAAATCTTGAAGGCTGTGTAACCGCCATTTTTCCGGCTTTGACGGACGGCAAATCGGTTGTGACAATGAAAACGAATGATGGCTGGATTCCGATTCCTTTTTCCGAGGTTGTCTACCTTGAGGCAAAGGATAAGAAGACCTATGTACATACTGGCGGCAATTCAGGCACCCATAAATACTCACTTCAGGATTTTGAGTATTCGCTGCCGAAGGACAGTTTTATCCGCTGCCACCGCTCATTCATTGTAAATGTCAATCATATCAAGGAAATCTTTCCTGACACGCATTCCACCTTTCTCCTCGTCATGAAAAATGGGGACAGGGTGCCTGTCAGCCAATCTTACTCCAGCTATTTCCGCAAATTGCTCGGTTTTTAG
- the cbpA gene encoding cyclic di-AMP binding protein CbpA, with amino-acid sequence MLIRHQMVNKKDVRFCDETYNLEQALQFLNETGYRCVPILDAAHTKFVGNIYKVDILEYKENHSLDEPITSLAKDQQTIIDEDDSFMKAFFTLKRYPYLPVENENGQFVGLLTHAAVLELLEEAWGLNRGSYTLTVGSYGTQGTLKKISSIISKYSDIQGVISLDSSSFHVSLIRRILFTLPKDTTEETLDKIKTELDANGFRVIGVECHNGEC; translated from the coding sequence ATGCTGATTCGCCATCAGATGGTAAATAAAAAAGATGTTCGGTTTTGTGATGAAACCTATAATTTGGAACAGGCGCTGCAGTTTTTAAATGAAACTGGTTACCGCTGTGTCCCTATTCTGGATGCCGCACATACAAAGTTTGTCGGCAACATCTATAAGGTTGATATTTTAGAATATAAGGAGAATCATTCTTTGGATGAACCAATTACGTCTCTGGCTAAAGACCAGCAGACCATAATTGATGAGGATGACTCTTTTATGAAGGCCTTTTTCACGCTGAAAAGATATCCATATTTGCCGGTTGAAAATGAAAACGGGCAGTTTGTCGGCCTGCTGACTCATGCGGCCGTATTGGAACTGCTGGAGGAGGCGTGGGGACTGAACCGGGGAAGCTATACGCTGACTGTGGGAAGCTATGGCACACAGGGAACACTGAAAAAGATAAGCAGCATTATCAGTAAATATAGCGATATCCAGGGAGTCATCTCACTGGACTCATCCAGCTTCCATGTCAGCCTGATCCGCCGTATCCTTTTTACATTGCCGAAGGATACGACAGAGGAAACCTTGGATAAAATTAAGACAGAACTGGACGCTAATGGCTTTCGGGTGATTGGGGTCGAGTGCCATAATGGTGAGTGTTAA
- the lhgO gene encoding L-2-hydroxyglutarate oxidase, giving the protein MYDYIIIGGGIVGLSTGMELMSRFPSAKVAILEKESHVAAHQTGHNSGVIHSGIYYKPGSYKARLAKKGSESMSEFCRKHGLEVDICGKVIVASEDFELPLLDDLYQRGLDNGLGIRMIDHGELHEIEPHVNGKKAIHVPMAGIADYKKVSEKMAEIITAKGGDILLNHKVLAIDETAQEVIVQTSRGEIRGAYYVNCGGLQSDRIAKLAGLKTDVKIVPFRGEYFMLKPEKSSLVKNLIYPVPNPNFPFLGVHFTRMINGAIDVGPNAVLSFKREGYKKTDLNVADLMEVVAYKGFWKLAKKYMKEGVEEMVRSASKELFMKNVQKLMPDIQKDDIVPGPAGVRAQALKDDGSLVDDFFIVPSKRSIHVLNAPSPAATASIEIGKEIVRKMDGMFKMESAV; this is encoded by the coding sequence ATGTATGATTACATCATTATTGGCGGGGGCATTGTTGGCCTGTCAACAGGAATGGAGCTGATGAGCCGGTTTCCGTCTGCGAAAGTGGCCATCCTGGAAAAAGAAAGCCATGTGGCGGCCCACCAGACGGGCCATAACAGCGGCGTCATCCATTCCGGAATTTATTATAAACCTGGAAGCTATAAAGCCAGGCTTGCCAAAAAAGGCAGCGAATCCATGTCGGAATTTTGCCGGAAGCATGGTCTTGAAGTGGATATCTGCGGAAAAGTCATTGTCGCGAGCGAAGATTTCGAGCTTCCGCTATTGGACGATCTATATCAGCGCGGTTTAGACAATGGCCTTGGCATCCGGATGATTGACCATGGCGAGCTCCATGAAATTGAGCCGCATGTGAACGGAAAAAAAGCCATCCATGTGCCAATGGCTGGCATTGCCGACTATAAGAAGGTTTCGGAAAAAATGGCTGAGATCATTACAGCAAAAGGCGGGGACATCCTGCTGAATCATAAAGTATTAGCCATTGACGAAACGGCTCAGGAAGTAATCGTCCAGACCAGCAGGGGAGAGATAAGGGGAGCTTACTATGTAAACTGCGGCGGCCTGCAGTCAGACCGGATCGCCAAGCTGGCCGGATTGAAAACGGATGTTAAAATAGTGCCATTCAGGGGCGAGTATTTCATGCTCAAACCGGAGAAAAGCAGCCTCGTCAAAAATCTGATCTATCCTGTGCCAAATCCCAACTTCCCGTTCCTTGGGGTCCATTTTACCCGCATGATTAACGGGGCCATTGATGTTGGTCCTAATGCCGTTCTAAGCTTTAAGAGGGAGGGCTATAAAAAGACGGATCTCAATGTGGCAGACCTTATGGAGGTTGTGGCTTATAAAGGCTTCTGGAAGCTTGCAAAGAAATATATGAAGGAGGGAGTGGAGGAAATGGTCCGCTCAGCATCCAAGGAGCTCTTCATGAAAAACGTCCAGAAGCTCATGCCGGACATCCAGAAGGATGATATTGTTCCCGGGCCGGCCGGTGTCAGAGCGCAGGCCCTGAAGGACGATGGCTCATTAGTCGATGACTTTTTCATTGTGCCGAGCAAGCGATCCATTCATGTTTTAAATGCACCATCTCCGGCCGCGACGGCGTCCATTGAAATTGGAAAAGAAATCGTCAGGAAGATGGACGGAATGTTTAAGATGGAATCAGCCGTTTAA
- a CDS encoding (Fe-S)-binding protein, whose translation MTSQLAYKETFDCVQCGYCLPACPTYATMGKERHSPRGRINLVQMAAEGKITIDEITESMELCLGCRACETACPTNVQYGKILESFKEVKAVEVPAPFMENMALQKALPNKKLLAAMRASLRAYQKTGMDSFARKSKVLSILPEQLRAFEEIAPAVEMPNKQLRTGIHSLEREPKARVAFFTGCIMDVFFARINDISIKLLQHAGCEVTVIKEQTCCGALQNHSGDTGTSRKLAKENIAAFEKVNFDYVVNAIGGCGAMLVEYDHLLADDPEWAERAKVFAQKNKDVSVILNKLGINFSRELTGAVTYQPSCHLLNVQKVADDPVQLLESIPGITYVPLPKGDMCCGSAGIYNIVHYEESMEILDAKMEHVQKISPDTIVTSNPGCHLQMCLGVKREGLEEKVRVVHIIELLAEACGIDNK comes from the coding sequence ATGACTAGCCAGCTTGCCTATAAAGAAACATTCGATTGTGTCCAGTGCGGCTATTGTCTCCCGGCCTGTCCCACATACGCCACCATGGGGAAGGAAAGGCACTCCCCCCGGGGCAGGATTAATCTCGTACAAATGGCAGCGGAAGGGAAGATAACCATCGATGAAATTACAGAATCGATGGAGCTCTGTCTTGGCTGCCGTGCCTGTGAAACAGCCTGCCCAACCAATGTGCAATATGGAAAAATTCTCGAATCATTTAAGGAAGTAAAGGCTGTCGAAGTGCCGGCTCCATTCATGGAAAACATGGCTCTGCAGAAGGCCTTGCCGAATAAAAAATTGCTGGCAGCCATGAGAGCTTCACTTCGGGCCTATCAAAAAACGGGTATGGATTCGTTTGCCCGCAAAAGCAAGGTGCTCAGCATACTTCCCGAACAGCTTCGTGCTTTTGAAGAAATAGCTCCGGCTGTGGAAATGCCAAATAAACAGCTGAGAACAGGCATCCATAGCCTTGAGCGTGAGCCGAAAGCCCGCGTCGCTTTTTTTACAGGGTGCATTATGGATGTGTTTTTTGCCAGAATCAATGACATTAGCATCAAGCTGCTTCAGCATGCAGGCTGCGAAGTCACTGTGATCAAAGAACAGACCTGCTGCGGTGCCCTGCAGAACCATAGCGGAGATACGGGAACATCCAGGAAACTGGCGAAGGAAAATATTGCGGCTTTTGAAAAAGTGAACTTTGATTATGTGGTTAATGCGATTGGCGGCTGCGGTGCGATGCTCGTTGAATATGATCATCTTCTCGCAGATGACCCGGAATGGGCAGAGCGTGCCAAGGTGTTCGCACAAAAGAATAAGGATGTAAGTGTAATACTGAACAAACTCGGAATCAATTTTAGCCGGGAACTCACAGGCGCCGTGACCTATCAGCCATCCTGCCATCTGCTGAATGTGCAGAAGGTGGCGGATGATCCCGTTCAGCTCCTCGAAAGCATACCAGGCATTACATATGTTCCGCTTCCGAAAGGGGATATGTGCTGCGGATCGGCCGGAATCTATAATATTGTTCACTATGAAGAGTCCATGGAAATACTCGACGCCAAAATGGAACATGTCCAAAAAATCTCGCCGGACACCATCGTCACGTCCAACCCTGGATGCCATTTGCAGATGTGCCTCGGGGTCAAACGCGAAGGGCTTGAAGAAAAGGTGCGTGTGGTCCATATCATCGAATTATTGGCAGAAGCCTGTGGGATAGACAATAAATAA
- a CDS encoding FAD-linked oxidase C-terminal domain-containing protein → MITEQIVERLKSTMGSEKRILLEKADLVSYSYDGSFGAYIPEIILQPISTEEVAGIVKIANDLKIPVYPRGRGTSLSGGPLPVHGGMVLDFSRWTQKLIIDPEDTVAIVSPGVITADIDREAQLHGLMYPPDPSSSHVSTIGGNLAENAGGPRGLKYGVTKDYVLGLEIVTPEGDIIRTGGRTVKNVTGYDLTKLIVGSEGTLGIITEATLQLIPRPQATQTMMVIFDDIIDAGKAISAVLTSGILPSKMEIMDQASIRAVEEFQPIGLPIDVDAIILIELDGHPIAIRDESEQVKQVCLEVGAREAIIARDKESAESLWKARKLVSPAIVRKKPTKISEDATIPRSKIPEMFRRLQEIKAKYEIDLVVFGHAGDGNLHPNIITDKTDKEEMKRVEKAVEEIFTAAIELGGTLSGEHGIGTMKAPFMEMELGETGLDMMKRMKKAWDPNNIMNPGKIFPETKGQKLVLVHD, encoded by the coding sequence GTGATCACTGAACAGATTGTTGAGCGGCTGAAAAGCACCATGGGATCAGAAAAGCGCATTCTGCTTGAAAAAGCAGACCTGGTTTCTTATTCATACGATGGATCATTTGGAGCCTATATTCCGGAGATCATCCTGCAGCCAATATCGACTGAGGAAGTGGCAGGCATTGTAAAGATCGCTAATGACTTGAAAATACCAGTCTATCCAAGGGGCAGGGGAACGAGTCTGAGCGGAGGCCCGCTCCCTGTCCATGGCGGGATGGTCCTTGATTTTTCCAGGTGGACCCAGAAGCTGATCATCGACCCGGAGGATACCGTTGCGATTGTATCTCCAGGTGTCATTACAGCTGATATTGACCGTGAAGCGCAGCTGCATGGGCTGATGTATCCGCCAGATCCAAGCAGTTCGCATGTTTCCACAATTGGAGGGAACCTTGCCGAGAATGCCGGCGGGCCGCGCGGTTTAAAGTACGGGGTAACAAAGGATTATGTCTTGGGCCTTGAGATCGTCACGCCAGAAGGGGACATCATCCGGACAGGCGGGAGGACGGTCAAAAATGTCACAGGCTATGACCTGACGAAGCTGATTGTGGGTTCGGAAGGGACATTGGGCATCATCACAGAAGCCACTCTTCAGCTGATTCCAAGGCCGCAGGCAACCCAGACGATGATGGTCATATTTGATGACATTATTGATGCCGGAAAAGCGATCTCGGCGGTGCTCACTTCTGGCATCCTGCCTTCCAAAATGGAAATCATGGACCAGGCTTCCATCCGGGCGGTGGAAGAGTTTCAGCCGATTGGTCTTCCAATTGATGTGGATGCCATTATCCTGATTGAGCTAGATGGCCACCCAATCGCCATCAGGGATGAAAGCGAGCAGGTGAAGCAGGTGTGTCTGGAAGTCGGGGCAAGGGAAGCTATCATCGCCAGGGATAAGGAATCTGCTGAGAGCTTATGGAAAGCGAGAAAACTCGTTTCGCCGGCCATCGTCAGGAAAAAGCCGACGAAAATATCGGAGGATGCCACCATTCCAAGAAGCAAGATTCCTGAAATGTTCAGAAGGCTTCAGGAAATCAAAGCAAAATATGAAATTGACTTAGTTGTATTCGGTCACGCTGGAGACGGAAATCTGCATCCGAATATTATTACCGATAAAACGGATAAAGAAGAAATGAAGCGGGTGGAAAAAGCAGTAGAAGAAATTTTCACAGCAGCGATTGAATTGGGAGGAACCCTCTCAGGCGAGCATGGGATCGGGACCATGAAGGCGCCATTTATGGAGATGGAGCTTGGGGAAACGGGTCTGGACATGATGAAACGAATGAAAAAAGCGTGGGATCCGAACAACATTATGAACCCGGGAAAGATTTTTCCCGAGACAAAAGGACAAAAGCTGGTGTTAGTCCATGACTAG
- a CDS encoding FadR/GntR family transcriptional regulator, giving the protein MKIERKKISAQVLDQLKEMIKEGKFSPNEPMPSENELAKLFGVSRAPVREALSVLSASGIIESRQGGRSFVKEVNLADMLGSLAIEYIPVEQVFELLEMRMIMETQAAAIAALRRDEADLEKMKGALDQFEITLTNPEAVGDLADVNFHKHLIEATKNRFMIQVMENIDDLYRKAIAFSLKKNVGLPAKREQVYQEHMSIFKAIKEQDEESAAKAMRVHLENVTKKLKVNEGKGKKVPL; this is encoded by the coding sequence ATGAAAATCGAACGGAAAAAAATCTCGGCCCAGGTGCTGGATCAGCTGAAGGAAATGATAAAAGAAGGCAAGTTCTCGCCAAATGAGCCTATGCCATCCGAGAATGAACTGGCCAAACTGTTTGGCGTCAGCCGTGCGCCTGTTCGAGAAGCATTAAGCGTGTTATCTGCCAGCGGAATTATTGAATCCAGGCAAGGCGGCCGCAGCTTTGTCAAAGAAGTTAATTTGGCAGACATGCTTGGTTCGTTAGCGATAGAATACATTCCCGTAGAGCAGGTTTTTGAGCTCCTGGAAATGCGGATGATTATGGAGACACAGGCAGCAGCGATTGCTGCCTTGCGTCGTGATGAGGCCGACCTGGAAAAAATGAAGGGGGCGCTCGATCAATTTGAAATTACGCTGACGAATCCTGAAGCGGTAGGCGATCTGGCAGACGTTAATTTTCATAAACACCTGATCGAGGCAACGAAAAATCGTTTCATGATACAGGTAATGGAAAATATCGATGATCTGTACCGAAAAGCAATTGCCTTTTCCCTTAAGAAGAATGTGGGTCTTCCGGCAAAGCGCGAACAGGTATATCAGGAGCATATGAGCATTTTCAAAGCTATTAAAGAACAGGATGAAGAAAGTGCGGCAAAGGCGATGCGAGTGCATCTTGAGAATGTGACAAAGAAATTGAAGGTGAACGAAGGGAAAGGAAAGAAGGTGCCGTTGTGA
- a CDS encoding TRAP transporter permease, with protein sequence MTKSTSEPIVQPANLDKEAGGGMRLLEGPYKKAAAIIAVLFSVFAIYSNGLSNIQEIYRNLIFLGILLVMTFFYYPAGKSSNQKRFTALDYVFAALAIAGLGYLLLNYTTIHVDRGSQPIMIDYVFGAITIIVLLEASRRAVGVFIPILCGGAIVYALFGTYFPWIFGHAGFSLERLLYRLYMTTEGVLGLTLSTASTFIVMFVLFGAFLSVSGATQLFNDLALAIAGRKRGGPAQVAVISSALTGSLSGSAVANVATTGAFTIPLMKSIGLKPKFAGAVEAAASTGGMIMPPIMGAAAFIMAGFLGISYTTVILAAIIPSFFYYIALIFAIDIEAKKLGLKGISKENIPDVVQILKERGVLLIPIIVVITTLLMGKTALFAGFAGIGAVIVASWLAKDKSSRITISKTIEAFIEGGRGTIQVGIACAAIGIIICVVTMTGIGSTLAYNIVELTGGQLWLILIVVMLTCIVLSMGLPSTALYIVVAVTAAPALVEAGVNPIAAHFFVFWFGALSNITPPVALASYTAAGLAGANAMQTSWEALRISLPGFIIPFMIAYNPIILLQAAEGETISILSVALVVITSTLGIYALASSLGNYLNAKLTIVERVLMFAGALMLIKPGMITDIAGLGLCVFAILFHIIRVKKSSSVEITI encoded by the coding sequence ATGACAAAATCAACAAGCGAACCTATTGTACAGCCAGCCAATCTGGATAAAGAAGCAGGCGGCGGCATGCGTCTGCTGGAAGGCCCATACAAAAAAGCGGCTGCCATCATTGCTGTTCTGTTTTCTGTTTTTGCTATTTATTCGAATGGATTATCCAACATTCAAGAGATTTATAGAAACCTGATTTTCCTGGGCATCCTGCTGGTCATGACTTTTTTCTACTATCCTGCCGGAAAATCTTCCAATCAAAAAAGGTTTACAGCACTTGATTATGTATTTGCGGCGCTTGCCATTGCAGGCCTTGGCTATCTGCTTTTGAATTACACAACGATTCATGTTGACCGGGGCTCACAGCCGATTATGATTGATTATGTCTTTGGAGCCATTACGATCATCGTTCTGCTTGAAGCGTCCAGACGGGCAGTTGGAGTCTTTATCCCGATTCTGTGTGGAGGCGCCATTGTATACGCCCTGTTTGGAACATACTTCCCATGGATATTCGGGCATGCCGGCTTTTCATTGGAACGCCTGCTTTACCGTCTTTATATGACGACTGAGGGTGTATTGGGATTAACGCTTTCGACGGCCTCCACGTTCATCGTCATGTTTGTCCTCTTTGGCGCTTTCCTGTCTGTCAGCGGTGCTACCCAGCTTTTCAATGATCTGGCCTTGGCCATTGCAGGAAGAAAGCGGGGAGGCCCTGCTCAAGTAGCCGTCATCTCCAGTGCACTGACAGGATCTTTGAGCGGAAGTGCGGTTGCCAACGTTGCAACAACAGGAGCTTTTACGATTCCATTAATGAAATCAATCGGCCTTAAGCCTAAGTTTGCCGGTGCCGTAGAGGCTGCTGCTTCAACAGGCGGAATGATCATGCCGCCGATTATGGGCGCTGCCGCCTTTATCATGGCTGGTTTCCTTGGAATCTCTTATACAACGGTCATCCTGGCAGCAATCATACCAAGCTTTTTCTATTATATTGCGCTGATTTTTGCTATTGACATTGAAGCGAAAAAATTGGGATTAAAAGGCATCAGTAAAGAAAATATACCGGATGTCGTCCAAATCCTGAAGGAACGCGGCGTCCTATTAATTCCGATCATCGTCGTCATCACAACACTATTAATGGGGAAAACAGCCCTATTTGCCGGATTTGCCGGAATTGGTGCAGTCATAGTGGCAAGCTGGCTGGCAAAGGACAAGTCTTCAAGAATCACGATCTCTAAAACAATCGAAGCTTTCATTGAAGGCGGAAGAGGAACCATTCAAGTCGGGATTGCCTGCGCAGCCATTGGAATCATCATCTGCGTTGTTACTATGACAGGAATTGGTTCGACATTAGCGTATAATATCGTTGAACTAACGGGCGGCCAGCTTTGGCTTATTTTAATCGTGGTCATGCTCACTTGCATCGTTTTGAGCATGGGGCTTCCATCCACAGCTCTTTACATCGTAGTTGCGGTTACGGCAGCTCCTGCACTTGTGGAAGCGGGCGTTAATCCAATCGCTGCACATTTCTTTGTGTTCTGGTTTGGTGCATTGTCTAACATTACGCCGCCTGTGGCTCTAGCATCATATACCGCAGCAGGACTGGCTGGCGCCAATGCGATGCAGACATCATGGGAGGCGCTTAGAATTTCACTTCCGGGCTTTATCATCCCGTTCATGATTGCCTATAACCCTATTATTCTGCTTCAGGCAGCAGAGGGAGAAACGATATCCATTTTATCAGTCGCACTAGTGGTCATCACAAGCACGCTGGGCATTTACGCCCTGGCAAGTTCACTTGGAAACTACCTGAATGCCAAGCTGACGATTGTTGAAAGAGTCCTAATGTTTGCTGGGGCTTTAATGCTGATTAAACCAGGCATGATCACGGATATTGCCGGCCTGGGGCTTTGTGTGTTTGCGATTCTCTTCCACATCATCAGAGTAAAGAAAAGCAGTTCAGTCGAAATCACCATATAA
- a CDS encoding TAXI family TRAP transporter solute-binding subunit has translation MIQKKWKIIISVLTLVFIVIVGVRTAAENKDKKFVSVATASTGGTYYPIGVGMANVWSSHLKGEKIQASGQSSAGSIENIELLREGEAQLAILQGLISSQAYAGDGSFEGKRYEDLRTISMLWPNVEHFVLMNSKINSGTIDDIKGTQFSVGPQASGTEQSTVVMMEGLDLTKKDISPEYLGYSDTVSAMRDGRLDGGSLPAGIPISAVTDMYASNVKASILEVTDEQLDAINAVSDSWYRYVIPGGTYPRIDEDINTIAQPNLLSTTKEMDEETIYTLTKTLYENLDEMYEVHSSAKEMTLETALDGVSVPLHAGAYRYFKEAGLDIPENLIPPEAK, from the coding sequence ATGATTCAAAAAAAGTGGAAGATTATCATATCGGTTCTGACACTTGTTTTTATTGTCATTGTTGGCGTGCGGACAGCGGCCGAGAACAAGGATAAAAAATTCGTATCCGTTGCCACCGCTTCAACAGGAGGTACATATTACCCGATTGGGGTTGGAATGGCCAATGTATGGAGCAGTCATTTAAAGGGTGAGAAAATCCAGGCTAGCGGCCAGTCCTCAGCCGGATCCATTGAAAATATTGAACTGCTTCGTGAAGGGGAAGCACAGCTTGCCATTCTTCAGGGGTTAATTTCGTCTCAGGCATATGCAGGGGATGGCTCCTTTGAAGGGAAGCGTTATGAGGATCTTAGGACGATTTCCATGCTCTGGCCAAATGTGGAGCATTTCGTTCTGATGAACAGCAAAATCAACAGCGGAACCATCGACGATATAAAAGGAACACAATTTTCTGTAGGGCCGCAGGCAAGCGGTACTGAGCAGTCCACAGTTGTGATGATGGAAGGCCTTGATCTTACGAAAAAGGATATTTCTCCTGAGTATCTTGGCTACAGTGACACGGTTTCCGCGATGCGTGACGGGAGATTGGATGGAGGATCGCTTCCGGCAGGAATCCCGATTTCCGCTGTAACAGATATGTATGCAAGTAATGTCAAAGCATCGATTTTAGAAGTAACCGATGAACAGCTGGATGCCATTAATGCAGTATCTGACAGCTGGTACCGCTATGTGATTCCTGGAGGAACATATCCTCGGATTGACGAAGATATCAACACCATTGCCCAGCCGAACCTTTTATCCACAACGAAGGAAATGGATGAGGAAACCATCTATACTTTAACCAAAACGCTCTATGAAAATCTGGATGAAATGTATGAGGTTCATAGCTCTGCCAAGGAAATGACACTGGAAACGGCCCTTGATGGCGTATCTGTTCCATTGCATGCCGGAGCGTACAGATATTTTAAAGAAGCAGGTCTTGATATACCTGAAAATCTAATTCCGCCGGAAGCGAAATAA